A window of the Caldalkalibacillus salinus genome harbors these coding sequences:
- a CDS encoding tripartite tricarboxylate transporter TctB family protein, whose protein sequence is MFSANRIIGLILIALSTYIWLTANTFPTPSQVGPGPAFFPRIVAIIIALLATILILKRDDRQDNNTMEKTAILKIGMGMIIVIIYVVSIQWVGFGVMTFLFFTVMMWLLQVKKWTMILLTSSLISITIIFVFEYLLGVPIPHGWLF, encoded by the coding sequence ATGTTCTCAGCCAATCGGATCATAGGTTTAATATTGATAGCGTTGTCAACGTATATTTGGTTGACTGCAAACACGTTCCCTACACCTTCACAAGTAGGGCCAGGGCCTGCTTTCTTTCCTAGAATCGTGGCCATCATCATCGCTCTGCTTGCAACGATCTTAATCTTAAAGCGTGACGATAGACAAGATAACAACACCATGGAAAAAACGGCTATACTCAAGATTGGTATGGGCATGATCATCGTAATCATCTATGTGGTTAGCATTCAATGGGTGGGCTTCGGTGTGATGACCTTTCTATTTTTCACAGTCATGATGTGGCTTTTGCAAGTCAAAAAATGGACGATGATCTTACTTACCTCTTCTCTTATATCTATTACGATTATATTTGTATTTGAATACTTGTTAGGGGTGCCGATTCCACATGGATGGCTGTTCTAA